The Cylindrospermopsis curvispora GIHE-G1 genome contains a region encoding:
- a CDS encoding Ni/Fe hydrogenase subunit alpha: MKKIVIDPVTRIEGHAKISIYLDDEGHVYDARFHVTEFRGFEKFCVGRPFPEMPGITARICGICPVSHLLASAKTGDKILSVTIPEVATKLRRLMNLGQIIQSHALSFFHLSAPDLLLGMDSEPTKRNIFGLIGIDPELARGGIRLRQFGQEIIELLGGKKIHPAWAVPGGVSDPLTSENRTHIQNRIPEAKATVLNAIGLFKNLLDNYQKEAQTFGNFPSLFMGLVTAQGLWETYDGHLRFVDSGGNIVADKLDADNYHEFIGEAVQEDSYLKSPYYRPLGYPDGKDHCRLDSGMYRVGPLARLNICSQIGTPLADQELREFRSYGSGTVKSSFFYHYARLIEILASIEHIEILLDDPDILSTRLRAAAGINRLEAVGVSEAPRGTLFHHYRIDENGLMQKVNLIIATGQNNLAMNRTVAQIARHFIQGSQVQEGMLNRVEAGIRAFDPCLSCSTHAFGKMPLVIDLVDRNGNVVNQVCRN, from the coding sequence ATGAAAAAAATAGTTATTGATCCTGTTACCCGCATTGAAGGACACGCCAAAATTAGCATTTACCTAGACGATGAAGGTCATGTATATGATGCACGGTTTCACGTAACAGAATTTCGTGGGTTTGAAAAGTTTTGTGTTGGTCGTCCTTTTCCAGAAATGCCTGGAATTACAGCTAGAATTTGTGGAATTTGTCCGGTAAGTCATTTATTAGCATCGGCAAAAACGGGCGATAAAATCTTGTCTGTCACTATTCCGGAAGTGGCAACAAAATTACGTCGTCTAATGAATCTAGGACAAATAATTCAATCCCATGCATTGAGTTTCTTTCACCTCAGTGCCCCAGATTTATTATTAGGTATGGATAGTGAACCAACCAAACGAAATATTTTTGGTTTAATTGGCATCGATCCGGAATTAGCTAGGGGTGGAATTCGATTACGACAATTTGGACAAGAAATTATTGAATTATTAGGGGGCAAAAAAATCCATCCCGCTTGGGCCGTCCCTGGTGGTGTTAGTGACCCTCTCACATCGGAAAATCGTACCCACATACAAAACCGCATTCCCGAAGCTAAAGCTACGGTTCTTAATGCTATAGGTTTATTTAAAAACTTGCTAGACAACTATCAAAAAGAAGCCCAAACCTTTGGCAATTTTCCCAGTTTATTTATGGGATTAGTAACTGCTCAAGGTTTGTGGGAGACCTACGATGGTCATTTACGTTTTGTAGACAGTGGGGGAAATATTGTTGCTGATAAATTAGACGCGGATAATTATCATGAATTTATCGGTGAAGCAGTGCAAGAAGACTCCTATTTGAAATCTCCCTATTATCGTCCTTTAGGTTATCCCGATGGCAAAGATCATTGCCGTTTAGATAGTGGAATGTATCGGGTTGGACCTCTAGCTAGATTGAATATTTGTAGTCAAATTGGCACTCCATTAGCAGATCAGGAACTACGGGAATTTCGCAGTTATGGTAGTGGAACTGTGAAATCTTCTTTCTTTTATCATTATGCGCGGTTAATTGAAATTTTGGCTTCTATTGAACACATAGAAATTTTATTGGATGACCCTGATATTTTGTCAACCCGTCTGCGAGCTGCTGCTGGAATTAACCGATTGGAAGCAGTGGGGGTAAGTGAAGCACCAAGGGGAACCTTATTCCATCATTATCGTATTGATGAAAATGGTTTAATGCAGAAGGTGAATTTGATTATTGCTACTGGTCAAAATAATCTGGCAATGAACCGTACAGTTGCTCAAATTGCTCGTCATTTTATCCAGGGTAGTCAAGTTCAAGAGGGAATGTTAAACCGGGTCGAAGCTGGTATCAGGGCATTTGACCCCTGTTTAAGTTGTTCTACTCACGCTTTTGGAAAAATGCCTTTAGTCATAGACTTAGTAGATAGAAATGGTAATGTGGTCAATCAAGTTTGTCGTAATTAG
- the hoxE gene encoding bidirectional hydrogenase complex protein HoxE, whose translation MKTTVPVRVNHVERGDKRLRMLDTAIKRCQYQQDALIEILHRATELFGYLELDLLLYIARELKLPPSRVYGVATFYHLFSLAPKGKHNCVVCTGTACYVKGAQGILTTLETFIQIKAGDTTPDGEISLMTARCLGACGIAPAVVFDGEVLGNQTAQSVCKKVGEWQHGTT comes from the coding sequence ATGAAAACCACAGTTCCAGTTCGCGTCAATCATGTTGAGCGTGGGGACAAACGTTTGAGAATGTTGGATACAGCCATCAAACGCTGTCAATATCAACAGGATGCACTGATTGAAATTCTCCATCGAGCAACGGAATTATTTGGGTATTTAGAATTAGATTTACTGCTGTATATCGCCCGTGAGTTAAAATTGCCACCTAGTCGGGTATATGGAGTAGCAACATTTTACCATTTATTTTCCTTGGCACCAAAAGGTAAACATAATTGTGTAGTTTGTACAGGTACAGCTTGTTATGTGAAAGGTGCCCAAGGAATTTTAACCACCCTGGAAACATTCATCCAAATTAAAGCGGGAGATACCACACCAGACGGAGAAATTTCCTTGATGACTGCTAGATGTTTAGGTGCTTGTGGTATTGCACCAGCAGTGGTGTTTGATGGTGAGGTTTTAGGTAATCAAACTGCACAATCAGTCTGTAAAAAAGTGGGGGAATGGCAACATGGAACTACATGA
- the hoxU gene encoding bidirectional hydrogenase complex protein HoxU, with amino-acid sequence MTVKTLTIDGQMVSAHEHNTLLEAAQESGIHIPTLCHLDGVGDVGACRLCLVEIAGMNKLLPACVTKVSEGMEVTTKSDRLQRYRRTITEMLFAEGNHTCSVCVANGNCELQDLAIEMGMDHVRLAYQFPQRSVDTSHERFGIDHNRCVLCTRCVRVCDEIEGAHTWDMAGRGTNSHLITDLNQPWGTSLTCTSCGKCVNACPTGALFTKGVSVEEMKHDRGKIEFLVTAREKQQWNF; translated from the coding sequence ATGACAGTAAAGACTTTGACAATTGATGGGCAAATGGTCAGCGCTCACGAGCATAATACCTTATTAGAAGCAGCACAGGAGTCAGGTATACATATTCCCACACTTTGTCATTTAGATGGTGTGGGAGATGTGGGTGCTTGTCGTCTATGTTTAGTAGAAATTGCTGGGATGAATAAACTTCTACCTGCTTGTGTGACCAAGGTTTCTGAGGGGATGGAAGTCACAACTAAAAGCGATCGCCTGCAAAGGTATAGAAGAACAATTACTGAAATGCTATTTGCAGAAGGAAATCACACCTGTTCTGTATGTGTAGCTAATGGTAATTGTGAATTACAGGATTTAGCCATAGAAATGGGCATGGATCACGTGCGATTAGCTTATCAGTTTCCTCAGCGGAGTGTTGATACTTCCCATGAGAGATTTGGCATAGACCACAATCGCTGCGTTTTATGTACTCGCTGTGTGCGGGTATGTGATGAAATTGAAGGTGCCCACACTTGGGATATGGCGGGTAGGGGAACAAATTCCCATCTGATTACGGATTTAAATCAACCCTGGGGAACTTCTCTCACCTGTACTTCCTGTGGTAAATGTGTCAATGCTTGTCCCACTGGAGCTTTGTTTACTAAGGGTGTAAGTGTGGAAGAAATGAAACATGATCGCGGTAAAATAGAATTCTTGGTCACAGCGCGAGAGAAACAACAATGGAACTTTTAG
- a CDS encoding universal stress protein has product MLSKILVGLDLSNTGEEVFQQALNLAKLTSAQLMLIHVLSPEEDGIPDTMMFSQIDYYPAWTDESMGIYLKKLEAYKEEGLEMLQGFCARANTENIKTEFSQNVGNPGKVICQVAGAWGADLIVIGRRGVSKITEFFMGSVSNYVLHHAPCSVHIVHHPDKKS; this is encoded by the coding sequence ATGCTTAGTAAAATTTTGGTGGGGTTAGACCTTTCTAACACAGGTGAGGAAGTATTTCAACAAGCACTCAACTTAGCAAAATTGACATCAGCTCAGTTAATGCTAATACATGTTCTATCACCAGAGGAGGATGGCATTCCGGATACCATGATGTTTTCTCAAATTGATTACTATCCAGCTTGGACTGATGAAAGCATGGGAATTTATTTGAAGAAATTGGAAGCCTATAAAGAAGAAGGTTTAGAAATGTTGCAAGGTTTTTGTGCGCGGGCAAATACAGAAAACATTAAAACCGAGTTTTCCCAGAATGTGGGAAATCCGGGTAAGGTGATTTGTCAAGTCGCTGGGGCGTGGGGTGCGGATTTAATCGTCATTGGGAGACGAGGAGTTTCTAAAATCACCGAGTTTTTTATGGGTAGCGTAAGTAATTATGTGTTGCACCATGCACCCTGTTCTGTGCATATTGTCCACCATCCTGATAAGAAATCATGA
- a CDS encoding alpha-amylase family glycosyl hydrolase encodes MRYFDEYCEVHLDPDIAPYNWVFRTKEKIRIRFGVHLSKHPDLGQVVCELNDGQGYSDLDRIIAKTEGFTENGFQMFSVTLPPLGNGGGCKYRLGYIDINGKEHTSKRSQILLVCDEAPRSLTEISSVFLGLVNNHHVYGPEPSISMTPSPKDWSSRLFYSILIDRFARSKHIVRSPLSLVKYDLSCPHSSHGGTIKGITEHLEYLKSLGVGVIIISPIYVNAPDGYHGYHPIHLLMVDPRLGTLQCLRQMVKKAHELNIAVILDVVNNHIADSINWPEYGGPPGGEFKYVQGDELAVMPFPVETRNTSLFHGPEYTDMVNQRLFGFLEDWRTETNYVRELLLQHLKYWIAETDIDGFRYDAARHIGLDFWQPCVEEISRYAHILGKKEFVQIAEHAGSTHEQVLEYNPAKFSGLIDYPTYYDVKQSFGDGNWLSGLTDYFCGFLQPSHSYYAGWQNNIMFLENQDTNRVFHEFLNRTHSRDQARIRLHFALACLILGPQIPFIYQGTEQEFDGALGLFHDEEKSSYIGHDCYVREDMFDNPSCTWKFGVINRKTFQPYNRNHPTFLLIQKLAHIRWQYKLIINGTRTLLYENHSVLCLLIHHPLEKYSLLAAMNMGSRDIYNHSFKAPDDHGDFPEPNILFGTSGGSIQIVPGEISLQLPAFAFVLAQV; translated from the coding sequence ATGCGTTATTTTGATGAGTACTGTGAAGTACACTTAGATCCAGATATTGCACCCTATAATTGGGTATTTAGAACAAAAGAAAAAATCCGCATTAGATTTGGTGTTCACCTATCTAAACATCCAGACCTGGGACAGGTGGTCTGCGAGTTAAATGATGGTCAGGGATATTCTGATTTAGACCGGATAATAGCAAAAACAGAAGGTTTCACTGAAAATGGCTTCCAGATGTTTTCAGTGACCCTTCCACCCCTTGGTAATGGTGGGGGATGTAAGTATAGACTGGGTTATATAGATATTAATGGTAAGGAACATACTAGTAAAAGATCGCAAATTTTGTTAGTTTGCGATGAAGCACCCCGTTCCCTAACAGAAATTTCATCTGTATTTTTGGGACTGGTGAATAATCACCATGTTTACGGACCAGAACCATCCATATCCATGACACCTAGTCCCAAGGACTGGAGTTCTCGCTTGTTCTATTCTATACTAATTGACAGATTTGCCCGTAGCAAACATATAGTTCGTAGTCCTTTAAGTTTAGTAAAATACGATCTTTCCTGTCCCCATTCTAGTCATGGTGGTACAATAAAAGGTATAACTGAGCATCTAGAATACTTAAAATCCCTAGGCGTAGGAGTAATTATTATTAGTCCCATATATGTCAATGCTCCTGATGGTTACCATGGTTATCATCCCATTCATCTATTAATGGTTGATCCCCGTTTAGGTACACTTCAATGTTTACGTCAAATGGTTAAAAAAGCCCATGAATTAAATATTGCCGTTATTTTAGATGTAGTTAATAATCACATCGCTGACAGCATCAATTGGCCAGAATACGGTGGTCCACCAGGAGGAGAATTTAAATATGTGCAGGGTGATGAGTTGGCAGTTATGCCTTTTCCCGTGGAAACAAGGAATACCTCACTCTTTCATGGACCAGAATACACCGATATGGTTAACCAAAGACTATTCGGTTTTTTAGAAGACTGGCGTACGGAGACAAATTATGTTCGCGAATTACTACTACAACATTTAAAATACTGGATTGCTGAGACGGATATTGATGGCTTCCGCTATGATGCTGCGCGTCACATTGGTTTAGATTTTTGGCAACCTTGCGTAGAAGAAATATCAAGATATGCCCACATCCTAGGAAAAAAGGAATTTGTGCAAATAGCTGAGCATGCAGGTAGTACCCACGAACAAGTACTAGAGTACAACCCAGCCAAGTTCTCTGGTTTGATTGACTATCCCACTTACTATGATGTTAAGCAGTCTTTTGGAGATGGTAATTGGCTTTCTGGTCTCACAGACTATTTTTGTGGTTTTCTGCAGCCATCACATTCCTACTATGCAGGTTGGCAAAATAATATTATGTTCTTAGAAAATCAGGACACAAATAGAGTTTTCCATGAGTTTTTAAATCGCACTCATAGCCGGGATCAAGCACGTATTCGCCTACATTTTGCTCTAGCTTGTTTAATATTAGGTCCACAAATACCCTTTATTTACCAAGGAACAGAGCAAGAGTTTGACGGTGCATTAGGTTTGTTTCATGATGAAGAAAAATCAAGTTATATTGGTCATGATTGCTATGTGCGGGAAGATATGTTTGATAATCCCAGTTGCACTTGGAAATTTGGGGTAATCAACCGCAAGACCTTTCAACCTTACAATAGAAACCACCCCACCTTTTTACTAATTCAAAAACTTGCCCACATTCGCTGGCAATACAAATTGATTATAAATGGCACACGCACCTTATTATATGAAAATCACAGTGTATTATGCTTACTTATTCACCATCCCCTTGAGAAATACAGTCTTCTAGCTGCTATGAATATGGGATCTAGAGATATATATAATCATTCTTTTAAAGCTCCTGATGATCATGGTGATTTTCCCGAACCTAATATACTATTTGGAACATCTGGTGGGTCAATCCAAATAGTACCAGGAGAAATTAGTCTGCAACTTCCAGCATTTGCATTCGTTTTAGCTCAAGTTTAG
- a CDS encoding NuoF family protein: MELHELLEIARAENSQTKPIQIRCCTAAGCLSSGSQTVKENLLTSLKAAGLEQQVEVVGVGCMRLCCQGPLVEIDENKSHKITLYQQVTPQDVPKVIDSIKGKNTTLKQQDLQHPFFTKQLPIVLENSGRVDPERIQSYIAANGYQALYQVLREMKPTEVVEVITKSGLRGRGGAGYPTGLKWGTVAKSSGAKKFVICNADEGDPGAFMDRSVLESDPHRVLEGMAIAAYSIGANQGYIYVRAEYPIAIKRLETAIRQAQRLGVLGTNIFESPFDFKIEIRIGAGAYVCGEETALMASIEGKRGVPHPRPPYPAESGLWGYPTLINNVETFANIAPIIRNGAEWFAGIGTEKSKGTKVFALAGKIRNTGLIEVPMGTTLGEIVEQMGGGIPDGGMAKAVQTGGPSGGCIPASAFTTPVDYESLSALGSMMGSGGMIVMDQTTNMVDVARFFMEFCMDESCGKCIPCRVGTVQLHDLLTKISKGKGTQNDLHLLEELCDMVKHTSLCGLGQSAPNPVFSTLRYFKEEYLALINR; the protein is encoded by the coding sequence ATGGAACTACATGAATTATTAGAGATTGCTAGGGCAGAAAATTCTCAGACTAAACCTATACAAATTCGCTGTTGCACGGCTGCAGGTTGTTTGTCTTCTGGTTCCCAAACAGTGAAGGAAAATTTATTGACATCGCTTAAAGCAGCAGGTTTGGAACAGCAGGTGGAAGTGGTAGGTGTGGGTTGTATGCGCCTTTGTTGTCAGGGTCCCTTAGTGGAGATAGATGAGAATAAAAGTCATAAAATTACACTTTATCAACAAGTAACGCCCCAGGATGTACCAAAAGTAATTGATTCTATCAAGGGAAAAAATACAACTTTAAAGCAGCAAGACTTACAGCACCCGTTTTTTACTAAACAATTGCCTATTGTTTTAGAAAATAGTGGTCGGGTAGATCCAGAAAGAATTCAATCTTATATTGCAGCTAATGGTTATCAAGCTCTCTACCAAGTGCTGCGAGAAATGAAACCCACAGAAGTAGTAGAAGTTATTACTAAAAGTGGATTAAGGGGAAGAGGTGGTGCTGGATATCCCACGGGTTTAAAATGGGGAACGGTAGCTAAATCATCAGGGGCAAAAAAATTTGTAATTTGCAATGCGGATGAGGGAGATCCAGGCGCATTTATGGATCGTAGTGTGTTAGAAAGTGATCCCCATCGAGTTTTAGAAGGAATGGCGATCGCTGCTTATTCCATTGGTGCTAATCAAGGTTATATTTATGTCAGAGCGGAATACCCCATTGCGATTAAACGTCTAGAGACTGCTATTCGTCAAGCACAAAGGTTAGGGGTATTGGGAACAAATATTTTTGAATCACCTTTTGATTTTAAAATCGAAATTCGCATTGGTGCAGGTGCTTATGTTTGTGGTGAAGAAACCGCATTAATGGCTTCAATTGAAGGTAAACGCGGTGTTCCCCATCCTCGTCCCCCATACCCCGCTGAATCAGGTTTATGGGGTTACCCTACATTAATTAATAACGTGGAAACTTTTGCTAATATTGCTCCTATTATCAGAAATGGTGCGGAATGGTTTGCTGGTATTGGCACAGAGAAAAGTAAAGGGACAAAGGTTTTTGCCCTAGCAGGTAAAATCCGCAATACAGGTTTAATTGAAGTTCCCATGGGGACAACCCTAGGGGAGATTGTGGAACAAATGGGCGGTGGTATTCCTGACGGGGGTATGGCCAAAGCGGTACAAACAGGTGGACCATCGGGAGGGTGTATACCAGCATCAGCATTTACCACACCGGTAGATTATGAATCCTTGTCTGCTTTGGGTTCTATGATGGGTTCTGGGGGAATGATTGTCATGGATCAAACTACTAATATGGTAGATGTGGCACGATTCTTTATGGAATTTTGCATGGATGAGTCCTGTGGTAAATGTATTCCCTGTAGGGTGGGAACGGTGCAACTCCATGATTTATTAACCAAGATTAGTAAGGGAAAGGGAACACAAAATGATTTACATCTGTTGGAAGAATTGTGCGATATGGTGAAACACACCAGTTTATGTGGGTTAGGTCAGTCTGCACCCAATCCTGTTTTTAGCACCTTGCGCTATTTCAAAGAAGAATATTTAGCTTTAATTAATCGATAG
- a CDS encoding NADH-quinone oxidoreductase subunit B family protein codes for MDKIKLATVWLGGCSGCHMSFLDLDEWLIDLATQVDVVYSPIADIKEYPEGVDVVLVEGAIANEEHLEIIHKIRQRTKTIISFGDCAVTGNVTSMRNLTGTANVSLQLAYIEGADVNQKIPHSPGIVPPLIDRVVPVHNIVDVDIYLPGCPPSATRIKAALEPLLRGETPPMVGREMIKFG; via the coding sequence ATGGATAAGATCAAATTAGCAACCGTATGGTTAGGTGGATGTTCTGGATGTCACATGTCATTTTTAGACCTAGATGAATGGTTAATAGATTTAGCCACTCAGGTAGATGTAGTTTATAGCCCTATTGCTGATATTAAAGAATATCCAGAAGGGGTGGATGTGGTATTAGTAGAAGGAGCGATCGCCAATGAAGAACATTTGGAGATAATCCACAAAATTAGACAGAGGACAAAAACCATTATTTCCTTTGGAGACTGCGCAGTTACAGGTAATGTGACCTCCATGCGCAATCTAACAGGGACTGCCAATGTAAGTTTACAATTAGCCTATATAGAAGGAGCAGATGTAAATCAAAAGATTCCCCACTCACCAGGAATTGTACCACCTTTAATTGATCGAGTTGTTCCAGTTCATAACATAGTTGATGTTGATATTTATTTACCAGGTTGTCCACCTTCAGCTACAAGAATCAAAGCAGCACTAGAACCATTATTAAGAGGAGAAACACCCCCCATGGTAGGGAGAGAAATGATTAAATTTGGATAA
- the coaE gene encoding dephospho-CoA kinase (Dephospho-CoA kinase (CoaE) performs the final step in coenzyme A biosynthesis.): protein MTKRLIGLTGGIATGKSTVANYLASVYGLPILDADIYARDAVSESSVILSQITQRYGKEILLTDGNLNRKKLAEIIFNQSPERSWVENLIHPYVRNCFLKTIEESPHDTLVLVIPLLFEAGLENLVNEIWVVYCQGEIQKQRLMSRNDLTEVQAMARINSQLPLEEKVARADVVLDNSSDLESLLRQVDLSIARFH from the coding sequence ATGACAAAAAGGTTAATTGGTTTAACAGGAGGCATTGCTACGGGCAAAAGTACCGTGGCTAATTATTTAGCAAGTGTATACGGGTTACCCATTTTAGATGCAGATATTTACGCCAGAGATGCAGTGTCCGAGAGTTCGGTCATTCTTAGTCAGATTACTCAACGTTATGGCAAAGAAATTTTGCTTACAGATGGTAATTTAAATCGGAAAAAATTGGCAGAAATTATTTTTAATCAATCCCCTGAACGCTCCTGGGTGGAAAATTTGATTCATCCTTATGTCAGGAATTGTTTTTTAAAAACTATTGAGGAGTCACCGCATGACACCTTAGTTTTGGTGATTCCCCTTTTATTTGAAGCGGGTTTAGAGAATCTAGTTAATGAAATTTGGGTTGTTTATTGTCAAGGTGAAATACAAAAACAACGACTAATGAGTCGCAATGATTTAACGGAAGTACAAGCAATGGCAAGAATTAACAGTCAATTACCATTAGAGGAGAAAGTTGCTCGTGCGGATGTTGTTTTAGATAATTCTTCTGATCTAGAATCTCTGTTGCGCCAAGTGGATCTGAGCATAGCTAGGTTCCACTAA
- a CDS encoding CBS domain-containing protein, translating to MLKAADVMTKDVATIRSSATVKEAVDLMKARDWRALIVDRRHGQDAYGIVTESDIIYKVIAYGKETNKVRVYEIMTKPCIVVNPELGLEYVAKLFAQYNVHHAPVISGQLMGIISLTDILVGSVTLEKPHTILLEQQLQDEIRKARIVCSTKGINSPECAAAWDVIEEMQAEIAHQRVEKPAKTAFEEFCDEFPESRMYDL from the coding sequence ATGTTAAAAGCAGCAGATGTCATGACCAAAGATGTGGCGACAATTCGCAGTTCTGCTACCGTAAAAGAAGCTGTTGATTTAATGAAAGCTAGAGATTGGCGAGCATTAATAGTGGATCGTCGTCATGGACAAGATGCTTACGGAATAGTCACGGAAAGCGACATCATTTATAAAGTTATAGCTTATGGCAAAGAAACAAATAAAGTCCGTGTTTATGAAATAATGACGAAACCTTGTATAGTGGTTAATCCGGAACTGGGTTTAGAATATGTAGCCAAATTATTTGCTCAATATAATGTCCACCATGCTCCAGTGATTAGTGGTCAATTAATGGGAATAATCTCATTGACAGATATTTTGGTAGGAAGTGTCACCCTAGAAAAACCCCATACAATTCTTTTGGAACAGCAATTACAAGATGAAATCAGAAAAGCGCGAATTGTTTGTAGTACTAAAGGTATTAACTCACCCGAATGTGCAGCTGCTTGGGATGTAATAGAAGAAATGCAAGCTGAAATTGCCCATCAAAGAGTTGAGAAACCTGCAAAAACAGCATTTGAAGAATTTTGTGATGAGTTTCCAGAAAGTAGAATGTACGATTTATAA